Within Nitrospirota bacterium, the genomic segment CTTTGACCCAGTAGAAGTAGGTCTGCTGGGCAGTGACGTTCTGGTCGAGATAGGTGCGGGGTGCAGGCGTGATGATCACACCGGCCGGATAGTTGTTGACGAACGTCCCCTCGAGCCGGGCAATGAGGGCAGCGTGGCCCGGTTCGGCATCAGTGCTTCGGTACACTTCGTATACGGCATGGAGGCCCGGAGATTTCCAGGTTGTCGGGTCCCAGGTAAGCCTGACCCCTTGCGCGTCCGTGCCGTCCGTGGCCGTGACCAGAATCGACCCGACCTGTGCGTAGCCCGTGTCGGGTCCGCCGAATCGTGTAGGAAATCCGTCTACACGCCCCCGGACAAAATAGTTGAGGACGTCACCGGTGCCCGTGCCCGGAAAATGGTCGAAGGTCGTTTCGGTGACAGGCGTGGTATTGAGCGGCTGGGCGAAACGGTCGGGCGGATCGCTGCTGAAACCCGCGAACACGTCATAGCTGTCCGCATTGGGGACCGCTGTCCAGGTCACGCGGACCCGGTCGGTGAATGTCCCGTCGCTTGCCAGGACCGAGGCGGGACCCGGAAGGGGATCGCGAAGAATATAGACAGCTGTCGCGGTCTGGGAAGAGGCGCGCGTGTTGTCGGGAAGCGTAAAGAAGGCCCGTGCGAGCACCAGTACGATCCCGTGCTGCTGAAGCGTAAGAACGCTGAAATCGCAATGGTAATCCTCGCACAGGAGCACGGACCCCGGTGCGTTCTCCTCCGGCAGGTGACCGTTCGTGGTCACCCAGGTCTTCAAGTCCCGTGCAGAACCGACCGGGTCTATAACGTCGATCTGGACCTCAAGGGGGGTCTGGTAGTCGCCGTTCTCGGGAAACATTCGCACCTCCGGAAGCAGCACGAGATGCAGCGCCTCTTCCACCTGGATCATCGGAGTAATGCGATGCTGCCGCGCGTCGGTGATCGGTTTTCCGGACTGCTTCAGAGCGGCCTCGATATCATCGACCCGCGCCGCCGGTTTTTCGGCCTTCAGGACGGCCCATGCCCCCGTCACGTGAGGCGCGGCCATCGAGGTGCCGCTCAGAGCGCGAAATCCTCCGGGCACGGATGAAACGATGTTAACGCCGGGCGCGAGGAAATCCAGCTGACCGGAGCTGTCGGAATCGGCCGCAACCACCGAATGCTTGTCCGTGGATCCGACGCTGATGACCGAGGATATGCACGCCGGGGACGCTATTTTGTTCACCTCCCCTTCATTGCCCGAGGCGGCAACCGTGGCCACGCCTGCCTGCTTCAGCAGGTCCGCCACCTCCTTGATCGATCGTTCGTTCTCGGAGAACGTATCGCAGGTCCCCTCGACCCACGGATCTCCGCCAAGGCTCATGTTGACCGCCGCCACGTTGCGCGTGTCCGTGAGATCGAGCACCTGCTCGAGCGCGGCAACGAGATCGCCATTCAGAAAGCCATCGAATTGCCAGATCAGGTAGGATTTTCTGACCGATGCGTTCAGGGCGATGATGTCCGCCTGTCGCGCTATCCCGGAAAATGAACTGCCGTCCCCTGCCGCGATGCCGGCCACGTGCGTGCCGTGCTCGCAATGCTGCGGGAAGGCGCATGCGGCGCCGGAACCCGAATCGACTGCCGCGCCGTGCCGGCAGAGGCTGGAGGTGTCCGAGCCGGGGCTGGAAAAGCAGAACTCCTCTACAAGACGGTCTCCGAAGAAGGGATGATGGACGGTCCCGCCGTCCAGGATGGCAACGGCCGCGCCCCTGCCCGAGAAGGCCTGCTTGAAGGACCAGGAGGCATCCACGATGTCCGAGCTTTGCGCAAGAAAAGGATAGTACTCCGCTTCTTCCGACACACCGGCTACGACCTTGAGCTTCGCGAGCTTTAGCAAAGCGGTCCGGTCCAGTTCAAGGGTCGCGTAAGGGATGTGGCGAAACAGGTGCTTCACCGTGAACGCGGTCCCGCTCAGGCCTTCCTGCAGGGCCTTCTGCGCAGACCGGACCGCTTCAGGCGTCGCCCGGCCGCGCTTGTCGCGTTCCGCCTGCAGCCGCACGACAACCGACATCCATCTGCTCTTGGCGCTCTTGGCGAGCACTTCGTCGAGATTGGTCGCTGCGACCTTGCGGGCTTCCGCGGGAACGGAAAAAGGCGGCGGCTGATGCGGCACCGTCGGCACTGCCGGCCCTTCCTGCTTCATGATCCTGCCGGCGCATCCAGGCGTCAGGATGAGCGAGAAAAGCGCCAACAGACCAAGCGTCAGATACAGCGACCGCAGATGTGTTCTCTGTATGATGATGCGGTTCCTGACCATGGGTCCACCCTCCCAATGAGTCATTCTGGATCTATTTCCATTCGAACACCATCAATACAACACACGGAGACCACATCCCGCTACCGTGTGAACAGATCCGAGATTTTAGTGATGTTCGGCGCGTATGCATGAATGACCCATGCTGCGGCAAAGGAGATCAGCAGAACGCCGACAAAGGGCTTATAGGTGTCCTGGAAAACGCTTCCCATCCAGTCGGGGTGGTTAATTTTCCTGTAGCTCCGGATGAGACTGGTGCCGAGCAGAAAGTTGAACGCCGCCTCGGACAGGATATGAGGAGCGATATAAACGAGGTAGATCGCCGCTCCGAAGATCGCGGTCAGGAGCACGCCGATGGCGATGAGGATCACCCCGGCATCATCGAGATCGAAGACGCCGGACACTGCATCGCCGACAGAATTGCCTGCGCCGGATGCCGGGTCCGCAACACGGGGAGGCACGAAAAGCGCCTGCACATTCGTCGCCGGGCCGTCGAAATCGCCCGTTGCTCCGCCGCCTCCTCCGGTTCCTCCGCCTCCCCCGCCGAATTTAGGCAAGCTCACATCCGGCCCCGAGCCGCCGCCTGATATGTTCGGCAGATCAGAAAGCACATCCCCTGCAACGTTGGGACCGTTAAACGCCTGCGAAGCAGACATATAGACAAGCCACAGCTTCACAAACAGAAAGAACGCGAGGTAGGAGCAGAGTACGGTAATGGGGTAGCGGACGATAATATTTTCCACCTGCAGGAGAATCAGCAACTTTGACACCAGGAGACCGGACAGGCCTGTCGCCGTCAAGATCAGCGTCATATGGAAACGGAGGAAAAACCGCTCCCTGAGCCGGCGCATGAACGACAGCACACTCTTGCCGCTTCGTTTCCCCTGCCGAGGGTCAGGCACGCTTTTATCATCATGAATGGTCATAGGGTTAAGTCTTGGGCACGGGGCTGATGTGCAAACTGCCCGTTGCGCTCTGAACCGTTGCTCTACCGTTAGCGCTGA encodes:
- a CDS encoding S8 family serine peptidase, which produces MVRNRIIIQRTHLRSLYLTLGLLALFSLILTPGCAGRIMKQEGPAVPTVPHQPPPFSVPAEARKVAATNLDEVLAKSAKSRWMSVVVRLQAERDKRGRATPEAVRSAQKALQEGLSGTAFTVKHLFRHIPYATLELDRTALLKLAKLKVVAGVSEEAEYYPFLAQSSDIVDASWSFKQAFSGRGAAVAILDGGTVHHPFFGDRLVEEFCFSSPGSDTSSLCRHGAAVDSGSGAACAFPQHCEHGTHVAGIAAGDGSSFSGIARQADIIALNASVRKSYLIWQFDGFLNGDLVAALEQVLDLTDTRNVAAVNMSLGGDPWVEGTCDTFSENERSIKEVADLLKQAGVATVAASGNEGEVNKIASPACISSVISVGSTDKHSVVAADSDSSGQLDFLAPGVNIVSSVPGGFRALSGTSMAAPHVTGAWAVLKAEKPAARVDDIEAALKQSGKPITDARQHRITPMIQVEEALHLVLLPEVRMFPENGDYQTPLEVQIDVIDPVGSARDLKTWVTTNGHLPEENAPGSVLLCEDYHCDFSVLTLQQHGIVLVLARAFFTLPDNTRASSQTATAVYILRDPLPGPASVLASDGTFTDRVRVTWTAVPNADSYDVFAGFSSDPPDRFAQPLNTTPVTETTFDHFPGTGTGDVLNYFVRGRVDGFPTRFGGPDTGYAQVGSILVTATDGTDAQGVRLTWDPTTWKSPGLHAVYEVYRSTDAEPGHAALIARLEGTFVNNYPAGVIITPAPRTYLDQNVTAQQTYFYWVKGIDGADSSRLGDGESGFFSGP